TTTAGCACCAGCGGAAGATTCGTACGCAGCATCATTATCTGCAAAAACAAAGTTGTAGTTCAATGGATGAATAACCACTACCATATCTGGAATAGGAGTCCAAGTAGCACCAACACCAAAATCTAAATAGCCAGGATCATTAAAGTTATTAATAATCGAAGTACGATATTCTGCCAAAGCCGAAATTGCAAATTTCTTGTTCAACTTGTACCCGTACAGAGAAGTAATGTTGAAAACATCTGTTGTGTTATCAAAACCCTCATCATCAGTTGGGTCATTTTTATCATCTAACTTCACCCATTGAAAATTGGCGTTAGCAGAGTTTCTCCAGAAGAACTTTTCTCTATCTAAATTAGCAATAGCGTTAACGGTAACCCCAATGTTTCCAGCTGAGTTATCTGGTGTACCCTGTGAATACCAGTTATTAAATTTTGAAAGGTTGGCGCCAATAGTACCAAATGCTCTTATTTTCCATCCTGGAAAAGCATCAATTTGACCCTGAAGGGCATCTACCCTTCCTTGAATGGCACTAATGGAATCTTTTTTTGCAGCTTGTTCAGTTTTTAGTTCATCTATTGTCTGTCCAAAACTTACCGAAAAAGTAAGTATAGACAAAGATGTAAGCAATAATTTTCTCATGGTTTCTGTGTTTATTAATTTAGAAACGCAAAAGTACTAATTGTCACTTATTTTAATAAAAAAACATCACTTTCTTTTATATAAAGGCACAGAAGAACATGCCTCTCCATACATAAGAGATTTTACAACAGGCTGTAACTTTCCTATTATCAACACATAAGCATTGGAAGGGACCGGTTTATTACTACAGCCTTTAATAATCACTAATTTATCCTTTAACTCTGAAACATCTAGATTATTTATGACCTCTGCATAAAGAATAGTCTCTAATTCCTCTAACGAACCCTGAATATACCGTTTGGTATAAGGTTGAAGCTTTGTAGCCAATAACATATACGCCCAACCAGGCACAATGGCATCCGTAGAACAATGTATGGCAACATATGCATTTTGATATTGAGACCAGTCATGTGATTCCGCGCTAGCCCTAAACTCCTTTTCTTTTAAAATAAAACCCTCAAGCAGCCAATCAGAAATATCAAAAAGCACACGTTTCCCTGGAAGATAATAATCTTCTAGGTTAAATGTAATGAGCTTGCTCTCGGCAACTCTATTGATTATTTCTTCTGACATAATTATTTTTTATAGCAAGCCTAATTCTAATTTCGCCTCTTCACTCATAAGGTCTTGCGTCCATGGTGGGTCAAAAGTAATTTCTACTTCCGCATCTTTAACTACATCCAAAGACTTAACTTTTTCCTCTACTTCTGCAGGAAGTGATTCCGCAACAGGACAATTTGGAGATGTAAGGGTCATCAAAATTTTGACCTCATTGTCTTCGTTCACAAAAACATCATATATTAACCCTAACTCATATATATCAACCGGAATCTCTGGATCATATATGGTTTTGAGTACTACTACTATTTTCTCGCCTAATTCTTGGCTATCTACTGCTGTTTCTTCGCTCATGTTCTTGAGATTAATTCTTTGAAAATTTAGGCGACCAAAAAAATTGGTCTAAATCCTAATTTAATTGTGTTTGGTAGGCTATTGCGTATAATTTCAATTGCTTGATCATACTTACCAAACCGTTAGCCCTAGTTGGTGAAAGATGCTCTTTCAACCCTATTTCATCAATAAATTCCGTATCCGCATCAATAATGTCCTGAGGTCTCTGGTTACTAAAAGCACGAATCAAAATTGCAATTATTCCTTTTGTTATAATTGCATCGCTATCGGCAGTAAACACCAATTTATCCTCTTCAAGCTCTGCGTGAACCCATACTTTACTCTGGCAGCCTTTGATAATATTATCATTGGTCTTATAACTATCATTAATAAGGGGTAAACTCTTCCCCAAGTCAATCATATACTCATAACGCTGCATCCAATCATCGAACATTGAAAATTCGTCTACTATTTCGTCCTGTATTTCCTTTATCTGCATTATGGCTATTTTGGGTAAAAATACAATAAGTATCTATGGATTTCAACACTTTAAGAGAATGATAACGCTAGTGGTTATTCCAGCATACCTTTGGCTCTGATTACAGCAGCAACCAACACATCTACCTCACTCATAGTATTATAGAAACTAAAACTAGCACGAACGGTACCCGGAATTTTGTAGAAATCCATAATAGGCTGTGCACAATGATGACCTGTTCGTACGGCAACACCCAACTTATCTAAAATAGAACCTATATCATAAGGGTGTAATCCTTCAATATTAAAGGAGATAACGGAAGTCTTGTTTTTAGCCGTTCCGTAAATTTTTAGTCCTTCTATTTTTAAAAGTTCTTGAGTAGCATACTCCAACAGTTTATGCTCATATTCTGCTATAGCTTCAAACCCTATAGCGTTCATATAATCTAGAGCAGCTCCGAACGCAATACCACCACAAATATTTGGTGTTCCTGCTTCAAATTTATGGGGCAGATCTGCATAGGTAGTTTTTTCAAAAGTTACCTCTGCAATCATCTCGCCTCCTCCTTGATAAGGAGGTAATTTGTTGAGCCATTCTTCTTTTCCATACAGCATTCCCTCTCCAGTTGGCCCACACATTTTATGAGCTGAAACCGTGTAAAAATCAACATCTAATTGTTGCATATCTGCTTTAACATGAGGAGCAGCTTGTGCACCATCTATTAAAACAGCTGCACCAACCGCGTGCGCTTTTTCTATAATTTCTTCAATTGGATTAATGGTACCTAATGCATTGGAAATGTGATTACAGAAAACCAGCTTTGTCTTACTAGAAAGTAATTCTTCATAAACATCCATCTTCAACTCACCTTCAAAGTTCATTGGAATTACCTTTAAAACGGCACCTGTTCTGTCTGCCAACATTTGCCACGGCACTATGTTGGAATGGTGCTCCATAGCTGAAACTAAAATCTCATCTCCTTTTTCAAGCAACGTGGTAAATCCGTTAGCAACGATATTTATACTGTGGGTCGTTCCTGATGTAAAGATGATTTCATATGAATTTTTAGCATTAAAATGCTCCTGAATCTTTTGACGTGCTACTTCGTACTTATCCGTTGCTTCTTGTGAAAGGGCATGTACCCCCCTATGGATATTGGCATTGTAATTCTGGTAGTAATCTACAATTACATCAATAACCTGCTGTGGTGTTTGAGATGTAGCAGCATTGTCTAAGTATACCAAAGGCTTCCCGTTCACTTCTCTGTTGAGAATAGGAAAATCTTGTCGAATTTTAGTAACGTCTATCATAACAATTATATTGAATACAAAGATACCGACTATGCCTTAAAGTACAGTGTAAATATGCGGGTTTATAAATTTCGGATATTGGTATAAAAGAAAAAATCCAAGATAACTATCTTGGATTTCAATACAGATTGATATTTTAGTTAAAACCTAAAACCAGCTCCAAACTTTAAATAACCGAGGTTATATTCGGCCGTATACTCTTGTCCTTCGGAATTTCGCTCATCCCTATATCTAACAAAATCATATTGTGCTTGCACAAATAATCTATTGGTTATATCATAGGACACTCCCAAATTTAAATTCAGCCCCCCGTAGGATACTGTATTTTCAAAAGACCCGAAAGCATAACTTTCTCCCTCGAATTTTGATTCAATGTAAGTGTAGCCCAATCCAACACTGGGGTGTAGCTTTTGTATTCCTGGTATAGTGAACTCTGCAAAAACTTTAGGTTGAATTAGCCAATTGGTCTCATCAAAATCTGTAAACACGGGTTCAAATTCATCACTTATATTCTTTTTAAATACACCAGCATTAATACCCGCTCCTATTTTTACAATATTAAAGTCTAAAAACCGATACCTTACTCCAACGTCTATAATACCTGGAGCATCATTTCCTATCTCATCACCGACGGATATAGGATAACTGGCCTCTACACTCCATTTCTGGTCTTGAGCAAATACGCTTACACTAAAAAAAAATATCGAAACTGTTAAAAAGTAAAATTTTCTCATCTGAACGATTAATTAAAGGTTTATAATTCTTTCGTAAATCTATAAGAAAATTCATGCAAAAAAATAACGACACTCCTAAAGTGCCGTTAAATGATTTCTGTATTTTATGATAATCTTTTCCTAAAAAGTACCCGCTATGCTACAGGTCAAATCCTAGGTTAACCCCTAATTTCTTAGCTATCAACTTATTAATACGAACTTTAAGTTCTGGTATACGTACACTTTCCAATACGTTATTGGCAAAAGCATACATTAACAAAGCCCTAGCTTCCTTTTTAGGAATACCACGGGATTGCAAGTAGAATAAAGCATCTTCATCTAACTGACCAATGGTACAACCGTGAGAACATTTTACATCATCTGCAAAAATCTCCAATTGTGGTTTGGTGTTAATAGTAGCCTTATCGCTTACCAAAATATTATTATTCTGCTGGAAAGCATTAGTCTTTTGTGCAAGTTTTTCTACGATGATTTTACCATTAAAAACACCGGTAGAACTATCACCATAAATACCTTTATAATCTTGGTGACTTTCACAATTAGGTTCTATGTGATGGACCAATGTATGATGATCTACATGCTGCTTGTCTCCTAAAATTGTTACCCCTTTCATTGTTGAGTCTATATACTCTCCATTTTGAAAGAAGTTCAAGTTATTACGAGTCAACTTTCCACCAAAAGAAAAAGTATGTATTTTAACTAGACTCTTATCTTTCTGATCTATATAGGTATTGTCTATTAATGAAGCTGTAGCTGCATCATTTTGGATTTTATAGTAATCTACAATTGCACTTTTTGCTGCAAAAATTTCAGTCACGGCATTAGTCAAAATCTCATTTGAGGTCAAACTCTGGTGACGCTCTATAATCTGAACTTCTGCATTTTCCTCTACAATAACCAAATTCCGTGGTTGCAATAAAAGTGAAGCCTCATTACCTGTAGCGAAATGAATAATTTCGATTGGCTTTTTAGGCATTTTGTTTTTAGGAATGTAAATATACGCTCCCTCTCTACTAAATGCCGTATTCAATGTGGTAAGTGACTCATCTTTTGACGCCACTTTATTGAAATATACATCTATAACAGGCTTGTACATTGGTTTTGTAAGTGCTGCGCTCATCAAACAGATATCTACACCATCATGGGTTGTTTCTGAAAGATATGAGCTATAAATACCGTCTACAAAAACGATTTTATAGGAGTCTATTTCATGTAAAAAATACTTCTTTACATCTTTATACTCAAGGGTATTTTCTTCACGAGGAAAAATACTGAAATCTATTTTCTGAAGGCTATTTAAGGATGTATACTTCCAAGCTTCTTCTTTTTTACTAGGGAAACCTTTCAGTTCAAAGTTCTTTATGGCCTCTGTTCTAACATCGTGCACGGAGTGCTCAACATCAACGTTGTTCTCAAACGCCATAAATGAAGAAATTAATTTATCTTTTAAATCCATATTCTAATAAGTATTAAGTAATGAGTATTAAGTAATGAGTACTTTGTATTCATTACTTTTACTTTTTACTTCTTAAACTGCAGTTTCCTGCTTTAACCAATCGTATCCTTTTTCTTCTAACTCCAAGGCCAATTCTTTTCCTCCGGACTTCACAATTTTACCATTGTGTAGTACGTGAACAAAATCAGGAACGATATAATCCAATAAGCGTTGGTAATGTGTAATTACAATTACAGCATTATCTTTACTCTTTAGTTTGTTAACGCCGTTAGCTACAATACGCAGGGCATCAATATCCAGACCAGAATCGGTCTCATCCAAAATGGCTAATTTTGGCTCTAACATTGCCATTTGGAAAATTTCGTTTCGCTTCTTTTCACCACCTGAAAAACCTTGGTTTAAAGAACGAGACAAGAACTTACGGTCAATCTCTAACAATTCTGACTTTTCACGAATCAGCTTCAACATATCCTTAGCTGGCATATCCTCAAGACCTCTTGCTTTCCTAGATTCATTGATCGCGGTTTTCATAAAGTTTGTAACAGAAACTCCTGGGATTTCTACAGGATACTGAAAAGAAAGGAAAACCCCTTTGTGAGCACGTTCTTCAGGAGAAGTTTCTTCCAAATCTTCACCTTCTAATTCAACGCTACCCTCGGTAACTTCAAATTCTTCTTTACCTGCAATTACAGATGCCAAGGTACTCTTACCAGAACCGTTAGGCCCCATAATAGCATGAACCTCACCAGCTTTTACCTCTAGGTTAATTCCTCTTAATATTTCTTTGTCCTCTACACTAGCGTGTAAATTTTTGATTTTAAGCATTTTGCGAATCTTATTTATTAATCAAACTATAAACTGCATTTGGTAAGATTAACCTACCGAGCCTTCTAAACTAATTTCCAATAATTTTTGTGCCTCTACGGCAAATTCCATGGGCAATTTGTTCAGAACTTCTTTACTGAATCCGTTTACGATCAAGGCAATGGCTTTTTCAGTATCAATACCCCTTTGGTTACAATAAAAAATTTGGTCTTCACCAATTTTACTGGTAGTTGCCTCATGCTCTATTTGAGCACTTTTATTCTTTGCTTCTATATACGGAAATGTATGGGCACCACATTCATTACCCATTAAGAGTGAATCACACTGAGAAAAGTTACGGGCATTCTCTGCACGACTGTTTACCTGCACCAGACCTCTATAACTATTTTGGGATTTTCCTGCGGAAATACCTTTGGATATAATGGTACTACGCGTGTTTTTACCCAAGTGCACCATTTTGGTGCCGGTATCCGCTTGCTGGTAGTTGTTGGTTACAGCAATAGAATAAAACTCACCAATAGAGTTATCTCCTTTTAATATACAGGAAGGATATTTCCAAGTTACAGCAGAACCAGTTTCTACCTGCGTCCAAGAGATTTTGGCGTTTTTCTCGCACAAACCTCTTTTAGTAACGAAGTTATACACTCCACCTTTACCCTCTTTATTACCAGGGAACCAATTTTGTACCGTTGAGTATTTTATCTCGGCATCGTCTAACGCAATTAATTCTACAACGGCAGCATGTAACTGGTTTTCATCTCTGGATGGGGCTGTACAGCCTTCCAAATAACTTACATAGCTATCTTCATCTGCAATTACCAGCGTTCTTTCAAACTGCCCTGTACCTGCTTGATTGATCCTGAAGTAAGTTGACAACTCCATTGGGCAACGCACCCCTTTTGGAATGTAGCAGAAACTACCATCTGAAAAGACCGCAGAATTTAAAGCCGCATAAAAGTTGTCTTTCTGTGGAACCACAGATCCTAAATACCTCTTAACCAATTCAGGATGTTCTTTTATTGCTTCGGAAATTGAACAAAAAATGATTCCTTTTTCAGCCAAAGTCTTTTGGAAAGTTGTTGCTACAGAAACCGAATCCATAACAATATCAACCGCAACATTTTGCAATTTCTTTTGCTCGTCTACGGAAATACCCAATTTCTTGTACATCTCCAACAGCTCTGGATCTACGTCGTCCAGCGTTTTATTTGGGTCCGCTTTTACCGGTGCGGAATAATAACTGATTGCTTGAAAATCCGGTTTGGTGTAATGTACATTGGCCCATTCCGGTTCCTCCATCTCTTTCCAAATTTTGAAGGCTTCCAAGCGCCAAAGGGTCATCCATTCAGGCTCTTCCTTCTTTTTGGAAATGGCGATGACGATTTCCTCATTTAACCCATTCGGGAAAGTATCAGACTTAATATCCGTATAGAAACCGTACTCGTACTCCTTAGTTTCGAGTTCCTTTTTTAGTTCTTCTTCTGTATATGCCATTTTTTCCTTTTATACCAATTACACTAAGGCAATTGAATAATTAGTTTCTTAATCGTTCCCGTTTACAACGAGAAACTCTCTCCGCACCCACAGGTGCGTTGCGCATTTGGGTTGTTAAAAACAAAACCCTTTCCGTTCAGTCCGCCAGAATATTCTAAAGTGGTCCCTACCAAATAGAGAAAACTTTTTTTATCTACAATAATGCGCACATCGTTATCTTCAAAAACCTTATCGGTTTCATCCATTTTTTTGTCAAAATCGAGTTCATACGATAGGCCGCTACACCCACCACTCTTGACACCTACGCGAACAAAGTCCTTAGAGGCATCAAATCCTCCCTCGGTCATTAAGTCAATCACTTTCTTTTTCGCAGTCTCAGATACTTGAATCATAAGCATTTGGATTTAATCTAAATAGTTCACAAATATACGGCATTAGTAGGGTTTTACCATAAGAACTAACATTATTATAACGTATATTCAAATAAGGTTTTTCTATCTTAATTTGAAACAGCTCGTTTAACTCAGTGCAAACCATTAGCAGTCAGTTTTTCATTAACAATAGTGCGACCACTGCACTCACATTTTGCAAACCAAATATCTCATCACAACTATTGCTACCCTTTCACCAAAATGAAAAGAGAATACTATCATTGTAACACAAATAAAAATTTAAAAAAACAATGTTAAAGTATTTTAATATTTTTAGAAAAATTTACATCAATTTCCAATGAAAATATCAGGGTTTTCTTTCGTTAAAAATGCCGTTCGTTTTGAATATCCGGTAATAGAATCTATAAAATCCATTTTACCGCTATGTGACGAATTTATAATAGCTATTGGCAAATGTGATGATGGCACATTAGAATTGATTCAGAGTATCAACGATGAAAAAATAAAAATCATTGAAACGGAATGGGATGATAGCTTAAGAGAGGGAGGCAAAGTTTTAGCGGCTGAAACAAATAAGGCATTAAAACACATTTCAACAGATTCAGATTGGGCATTTTATATTCAAGCTGATGAAGTTATTCATGAGAACTGCTTGACCCCAATTAAGAGAGCAATGTTGGAATCTAAAGATGATAAAAATGTAGACGGCCTACTCTTTAAATATCTTCATTTTTATGGTTCGTTCGATTACATTGGAGCTTCTTCCAATTGGTATTCACATGAAATAAGAGTCATTAAAAATAACGCTAATATCTATTCCTATAAAGATGCACAAGGATTTAGAAAAAATGACAACGAAAAGCTTAACGTAAAATCTATAGATGCTTTTGTATACCATTATGGCTGGGTTAGAGAACCTGAGGCCATGCAAAGAAAACAATCAAATTTTGGTTCGCTCTACCGAGGTAAAAAAGAATTAGAAAAAGCGAAAACAGGCCCCAAAAAATATATCTACGAAAATAGTATACATAAAATAGCTCCTTTCAAAGGCAGTCATCCTAAAATTATCATACCACGGATAGAAATGAAAAACTGGACATTTGACTACGAAATTTCCATGAGCCGCATAAGCCTTAAGGATCGTTCTAAAAAAATATTAAAAAAATACTTTGGCATAGATACCTATTACAAAAACTACAAAATAGTTAAAAGGTAACTGTATTCCCTTAATGAAAGGTTTAACAATATTAACTGCTATTTTTCCACTCCTTAAACGATTTGATATAAATTTATACTTCTTACTTTTGCAAAATGCTAGAAGATAAAAATCAAGAACGTACATCTTTGGAAAAATTAGGTGAGTTTGGACTCATTGACCATTTGACCAAAAATTTTGAAATAAAACAGAAGTCGACCTTTAAAAGTATCGGTGACGATGCTGCCGTATTTGACCATAAGGAAAAAAC
This genomic interval from Zobellia roscoffensis contains the following:
- the sufB gene encoding Fe-S cluster assembly protein SufB, with protein sequence MAYTEEELKKELETKEYEYGFYTDIKSDTFPNGLNEEIVIAISKKKEEPEWMTLWRLEAFKIWKEMEEPEWANVHYTKPDFQAISYYSAPVKADPNKTLDDVDPELLEMYKKLGISVDEQKKLQNVAVDIVMDSVSVATTFQKTLAEKGIIFCSISEAIKEHPELVKRYLGSVVPQKDNFYAALNSAVFSDGSFCYIPKGVRCPMELSTYFRINQAGTGQFERTLVIADEDSYVSYLEGCTAPSRDENQLHAAVVELIALDDAEIKYSTVQNWFPGNKEGKGGVYNFVTKRGLCEKNAKISWTQVETGSAVTWKYPSCILKGDNSIGEFYSIAVTNNYQQADTGTKMVHLGKNTRSTIISKGISAGKSQNSYRGLVQVNSRAENARNFSQCDSLLMGNECGAHTFPYIEAKNKSAQIEHEATTSKIGEDQIFYCNQRGIDTEKAIALIVNGFSKEVLNKLPMEFAVEAQKLLEISLEGSVG
- a CDS encoding glycosyltransferase family protein, which codes for MKISGFSFVKNAVRFEYPVIESIKSILPLCDEFIIAIGKCDDGTLELIQSINDEKIKIIETEWDDSLREGGKVLAAETNKALKHISTDSDWAFYIQADEVIHENCLTPIKRAMLESKDDKNVDGLLFKYLHFYGSFDYIGASSNWYSHEIRVIKNNANIYSYKDAQGFRKNDNEKLNVKSIDAFVYHYGWVREPEAMQRKQSNFGSLYRGKKELEKAKTGPKKYIYENSIHKIAPFKGSHPKIIIPRIEMKNWTFDYEISMSRISLKDRSKKILKKYFGIDTYYKNYKIVKR
- a CDS encoding HesB/IscA family protein, encoding MIQVSETAKKKVIDLMTEGGFDASKDFVRVGVKSGGCSGLSYELDFDKKMDETDKVFEDNDVRIIVDKKSFLYLVGTTLEYSGGLNGKGFVFNNPNAQRTCGCGESFSL
- a CDS encoding SufE family protein; the protein is MQIKEIQDEIVDEFSMFDDWMQRYEYMIDLGKSLPLINDSYKTNDNIIKGCQSKVWVHAELEEDKLVFTADSDAIITKGIIAILIRAFSNQRPQDIIDADTEFIDEIGLKEHLSPTRANGLVSMIKQLKLYAIAYQTQLN
- a CDS encoding DUF2480 family protein; the encoded protein is MSEEIINRVAESKLITFNLEDYYLPGKRVLFDISDWLLEGFILKEKEFRASAESHDWSQYQNAYVAIHCSTDAIVPGWAYMLLATKLQPYTKRYIQGSLEELETILYAEVINNLDVSELKDKLVIIKGCSNKPVPSNAYVLIIGKLQPVVKSLMYGEACSSVPLYKRK
- a CDS encoding aminotransferase class V-fold PLP-dependent enzyme; translated protein: MIDVTKIRQDFPILNREVNGKPLVYLDNAATSQTPQQVIDVIVDYYQNYNANIHRGVHALSQEATDKYEVARQKIQEHFNAKNSYEIIFTSGTTHSINIVANGFTTLLEKGDEILVSAMEHHSNIVPWQMLADRTGAVLKVIPMNFEGELKMDVYEELLSSKTKLVFCNHISNALGTINPIEEIIEKAHAVGAAVLIDGAQAAPHVKADMQQLDVDFYTVSAHKMCGPTGEGMLYGKEEWLNKLPPYQGGGEMIAEVTFEKTTYADLPHKFEAGTPNICGGIAFGAALDYMNAIGFEAIAEYEHKLLEYATQELLKIEGLKIYGTAKNKTSVISFNIEGLHPYDIGSILDKLGVAVRTGHHCAQPIMDFYKIPGTVRASFSFYNTMSEVDVLVAAVIRAKGMLE
- a CDS encoding SUF system Fe-S cluster assembly protein, with amino-acid sequence MSEETAVDSQELGEKIVVVLKTIYDPEIPVDIYELGLIYDVFVNEDNEVKILMTLTSPNCPVAESLPAEVEEKVKSLDVVKDAEVEITFDPPWTQDLMSEEAKLELGLL
- the sufD gene encoding Fe-S cluster assembly protein SufD, which codes for MDLKDKLISSFMAFENNVDVEHSVHDVRTEAIKNFELKGFPSKKEEAWKYTSLNSLQKIDFSIFPREENTLEYKDVKKYFLHEIDSYKIVFVDGIYSSYLSETTHDGVDICLMSAALTKPMYKPVIDVYFNKVASKDESLTTLNTAFSREGAYIYIPKNKMPKKPIEIIHFATGNEASLLLQPRNLVIVEENAEVQIIERHQSLTSNEILTNAVTEIFAAKSAIVDYYKIQNDAATASLIDNTYIDQKDKSLVKIHTFSFGGKLTRNNLNFFQNGEYIDSTMKGVTILGDKQHVDHHTLVHHIEPNCESHQDYKGIYGDSSTGVFNGKIIVEKLAQKTNAFQQNNNILVSDKATINTKPQLEIFADDVKCSHGCTIGQLDEDALFYLQSRGIPKKEARALLMYAFANNVLESVRIPELKVRINKLIAKKLGVNLGFDL
- a CDS encoding outer membrane beta-barrel protein, whose product is MRKFYFLTVSIFFFSVSVFAQDQKWSVEASYPISVGDEIGNDAPGIIDVGVRYRFLDFNIVKIGAGINAGVFKKNISDEFEPVFTDFDETNWLIQPKVFAEFTIPGIQKLHPSVGLGYTYIESKFEGESYAFGSFENTVSYGGLNLNLGVSYDITNRLFVQAQYDFVRYRDERNSEGQEYTAEYNLGYLKFGAGFRF
- the sufC gene encoding Fe-S cluster assembly ATPase SufC → MLKIKNLHASVEDKEILRGINLEVKAGEVHAIMGPNGSGKSTLASVIAGKEEFEVTEGSVELEGEDLEETSPEERAHKGVFLSFQYPVEIPGVSVTNFMKTAINESRKARGLEDMPAKDMLKLIREKSELLEIDRKFLSRSLNQGFSGGEKKRNEIFQMAMLEPKLAILDETDSGLDIDALRIVANGVNKLKSKDNAVIVITHYQRLLDYIVPDFVHVLHNGKIVKSGGKELALELEEKGYDWLKQETAV
- a CDS encoding DUF3078 domain-containing protein; translation: MRKLLLTSLSILTFSVSFGQTIDELKTEQAAKKDSISAIQGRVDALQGQIDAFPGWKIRAFGTIGANLSKFNNWYSQGTPDNSAGNIGVTVNAIANLDREKFFWRNSANANFQWVKLDDKNDPTDDEGFDNTTDVFNITSLYGYKLNKKFAISALAEYRTSIINNFNDPGYLDFGVGATWTPIPDMVVVIHPLNYNFVFADNDAAYESSAGAKIVVDYAKQLGAVNFKTNFSTFQSYKSSDLSNWTWINSFGYTLWKGIGLGFEFGLRGNKQEGLANALLTDTNASFDNLDNVTQSYYLFGLNYAF